Below is a genomic region from Azoarcus sp. KH32C.
ACGAACAACTGGTCGCCGCCCTGCTGGAGTTGATGAGTTGAACTACCGCGCGCTGAATCACGAAGACATCGAAGTGTTCTCCGAGGCGATCTCCGCCTTCTTCCTCAACATGACCCACGAGCCGGCCATGGTGCGCACGGCCTACATGCTGGAGGGGAGCACTCCGCCGCTCTGGGGCGATTTCAACGGGGTGATCGAGGTCTCAGGCGGCTTTCGCGGCAGCATTACCTTCTCGGCCCCGGGGGGGATGCTCGGGCAGGTGCTCGACGTCATGGGAGAAAGGGAGCAGTCGGCCGACCGCTGCCTGGACGTGGTCGGCGAGATCGCCAACATGATGTCAGGGCGGGCGCGTCGCCATTTCGGCGAGGATCTGACGATCGCGCCGCCGAAAGCCTGCCTTCGCTCTGCGCGGCACACGCTGCCCGGTGCGAGCGGGACCCCGTACGCAATTCCGTTGCGCTGGCGGACCTTCGAGGCCAACCTGGTCGTGCACCTGGACATCCGCCGATAGGCGGACGTGACATCCGCTTACCCTGCGTTTCTTGATTTACCGCTCCGCGTCGCCCAGATTCCTTGGGTGCGAACCTTTGCAGGGTGAGCGAAGGAGTGTGGGGCATGACCGGAGAATTGGGCGGCAAGGTGGCGGTGGTCACGGGTGCCGGCAGCGGCATCGGCAAGGCGATTGCGGAGAAGCTGGCGCAGGCCGGCG
It encodes:
- a CDS encoding chemotaxis protein CheX: MNYRALNHEDIEVFSEAISAFFLNMTHEPAMVRTAYMLEGSTPPLWGDFNGVIEVSGGFRGSITFSAPGGMLGQVLDVMGEREQSADRCLDVVGEIANMMSGRARRHFGEDLTIAPPKACLRSARHTLPGASGTPYAIPLRWRTFEANLVVHLDIRR